DNA sequence from the Juglans microcarpa x Juglans regia isolate MS1-56 chromosome 5S, Jm3101_v1.0, whole genome shotgun sequence genome:
CCCGTCAATTGTATTGGTATTTCCAATGTAAACCTGCAACAAGATCAATAATATAAAGAGCTTCAGAAGCTAACCAAAAGgaacaaatttatatatatatatatatgtatgtatgtgtatatatatatatatgtaaaagaaGCAAGAAGTTTTCAAACAACCTCATTCgtttttctcttatataaacCAAGATAGCCATGTTTATCCAGTTCTGGAGCAAAAAACTCCTCGTAGTGATCACTTTGAACCTGGAAGGAAGAATGAATACATTATTAGGTCATACTAAGGCATGATCCACATTAggtttttgaatttcaaattcaatccaaaaaccttttaaacaccaaaaaaaaacatttattctcaaataagTGTTTCACCAATCATTTGCCTaagattttgttaaaaaaacacaaaaatcaaaacaactttcacaaaacctTGCAAGAATTttatccaaacttttttttaaattcaacatatctaatttcacaaaccccaatttacttcttgattacctataaaaaaaactttcacaaacccaatacaaatacatctcaaaatttttttacctAAACAAGCTCTCACCCACCCACTTTCACAAAATTCAATACAAAAcaaatctgaatttttttttaaagaaatctcTTTCACTAACCAAACATGCCCTTTTCTCAAATTATAAGTTTTCAAAGGAAATTTCCAATCCAAGTTCTGCCGCATCATGATTATTAATTCAGAAGAACACTGTAACAGAGCATAGGAGGATCATGTCTTCCTATTGCATGCAGCattgataatttagaagaacaCAGTAACAACAGCAAAcgaattactcataaaaaataacagatATAAAAGGAAGCAAATGAATCCCCTTCAAAACATGCATGTCACTTCAAAAATACCAAATAGATCCCACATTTATAGATTTAATTAAAGGAAACCAAAACTAGTATCTCAGCTTCAGCATTAGCAAAAAACTTTCAAAACCTAAGGGTCATTTGGGTCTTTAAAAATGGTCAGATGCATAAATAAGCAACTCAAGATTTTgtagctaaaagtgaaaaacgGAGATCTAAAATCACATTTCAAAATGCCGAATACTAGTAATTTCAGCTTCCTTACACCTCCATTGAGTACAACAGCTTccctaaaaaaaatactttaacctGAAATTTGCAAACTTTCTACCACGGCACCACTGGTCAAACCCAAATATTTCTCACCATACAATGACTGAAATTCGGCTTGCATACCTCCTGAAGACAAACAATATCTGCACGGTAGCCAACTATTTCTCTTAATAAATTTTGTCTGCGGTACGGCCAGGAAAGAGCCCAAGAGGGGCAGTAACTGTATATATCATTTGTAGCATAAGCATCAGACAAAATGTTGTACGAGAGCACAGTAAAAGTTCCAGAGGACGAAACACGGCCATCTGAATCTAGATGCCCCATCAGATCAGCTCCATTCACAGGGATTAAACCACGTGGACTAGGCGAGGGAGCTGGAATTACACGGGAGGTTAATATAGTGTGGGCATGCCCCACAGGAAGTTTTGTTTCAGCATCTACTACAACACATTCAAACTTAAGAACATGGCCAATATCATCAGCTGTTGGTGTATATCTTTTATTGCATCCAACCTCTAACCAAGTTTCACCACCACTCCTCTGTGTAACAGCAGCAGGATACAAAGGTGCTGAACCATTAGTCAAGCTAGGAGTTGATGCAGAACCAGATAAGCTAGCAGCAGATCCTGAACTATTGAAGCGCCCAAACAACTCTTCCTcttcatttccattttcatttaCAGCACTTGCAACACGGTCATGTAAAACACGATGATGTTGCCATGCATTTGAGAAGCACTTAGGAGAGCAATGATAACTTTTGGCAACAGGAATTTTGGCCTTAACACAACCGAGGCACTGCAGTGTGGCTTGCTCAGATGGATGTATGCTACAGACAGCAacttttttatcactttgtaTACGATACCTGCAAACAAGCCCAAAATTGGTGTCAATAATTACAGCCTGAACTCTGGGTTGCAAACCATTAGGTGAACCAGAAAATGTAATATATCaggcaaaaaaagaaatatccGTATCAACAATATCTTGCAAGGCAACATCTAACTCTGATAGATGACATTGGTGTGAAAGATTGTTACTATTGCTATTCTTATTGtagttgttattttttataagtattattatcattatttgataggagtattattttttaagtgggGCTAGGATGAGTTATGCCTAGGAGGGTAGTTGACCTTTTTACCAGTTGGAAAGGTCTACACAGCAACCCAGCAATTGCCatattatggaattttttttattggcagcGGGTGTCCCGGAATAGTGTCCCGATTAATCCTAGGGGTGCAGaggccctcagcaaggagtttcccgcaagtgtacctcgggtaattcaggggaaaaatcccccagtccCTAGAGAttttgtttgcacccaaggggttCCCATATGTCTACTGTGGTTCATCTAGAGGGAAAATCATGATTGAAACTTTGAATACAAGGAACGCTCATTGGATGAACTTAGACATTTCTTCTTTGATACAGTAATGTCATGGGCAATTGCTATAAATCtcgtaacgccccaatggaaggcccaaatcatatgatctatactctaaaaggactagtcaatgatacaattagagctccattggaaccttataaagagcaagaacttctccttcccgagcaatatgagatctcatataccacctagccttattcttatcatatgggatatcacacaTCTAAACGAACTCAGTTTTCATGACTTTCTCGTATCTATTTCTAGTTATTGACTAGGTGTTTTCCCTTTTATACGTCCTATGTACTTGGGATAAGTCTATTTTcatttctattaataaattttcttttacccattaaaaaaaaaaaattcttataaatacttttttataagataaaattttattgaatcaagcAAATAGGTGTTACCCAAGTATTTGATAAAAGTATTCTTGCTAGTTATTATTACCTTTTCAGATTAAGATCTCTTTCTGGTTACTTGTTATAACTTTCTTATCAAGATCTCTACAAACCCAAGGCATCCGTATGGAGCCAGCATCAAGTATGGGCATAGCAGTGGTTGGAGTTGCTTACTTGTGACTGCAGGTGGATCAACTCTTAATCGTCGCACCCCAGGCCTCTCCGTACCAAATCTCCATTGCTATTGTCAAGCTTGGACATACATAACACTAACTGGCTCCCTAGATCTTCTGCCCCCTTTTTTGGGCAAGCACTTTCTtttgataagaaaatatattttctaagtttGACTGCCTTATTCAACACGCTAGCTTCATGCATTCCTTTTTCCTCTTTAAACGAGAAGCCTCCAAAAGTATGAATTAACTAAGAAAGTATCTAAATCTCCCCTCCCAAGAACCTAACTAatagcaaaattaaaaaatatgaattaaccATGCATGAGAAAAACACACCTATGCTCTTTCCCTGGACAATTTTATTGCACTACAACTGCATACTCCATTAAACAAAAAAGCGAACCatgaaatatataaactaactcCGATCTGTTGCAATACTAACAAtagcattgtcattaattttaaatttaggaATCAAATGTCTTTGAATGCATGATCTTTCTATAAGTGCGGAACACATGATCCAACACATGGATCACAAGGTACAGTTGCATATTTGGCGTACCTCTTGGTCCATCCAAAAAAATACACTTCAGAAAATTAGCTTCTCATAAATAAGTCAAATCAATCACTTGAGAGAAGCTTAAATACCACTTTCATCGCATTGATCCCAAAGAAGGTGGGAAGGTAGGGGCTAATGAGGTTAAGGAGTTTCTACCCATTAGCGTAGTGCGTAGTGAATGGGGTTTATAAGATCACATCCAAAGTGCTTGCAAATTGACTAAGTGAGGTAGTGGGGAAAATCATCACCAAACCACAAAATGCCTTTGTTAAAGGTAGGCAAATTCTAGACACGtttcttattgctaatgaatatTTGGACAGTAGATTGAAGGTTGACATAGCagggatcatttgcaagtttgaCATGGAGAAAGCGTATGATCACGTTAATGGGACTTTCTCCTCTACCTTCTTGGGAGGTGCAATTTTGGTGAGAGGTGGCGATCGTGGATCCATTGGTGCATATCTATGGTGAAATTCTCTGTGTTGATAAATGGTAGCCCAATTGGTTTCTTCCATAGCTCACAAAGCCTACGACAAGACGACCCGTTGTCACCTTTGATGTTTGTCTTTGTGATGGAGGGTTTAAGCAGGACGATATCGGCTTTGGTTAATAATGACTTTGTGGATGGCTTTTCGATTGGAATCCCAAATAGGGGAAtcattaaaatatctcatttgttgtttgcagatgacactttGAAGCAGTATCCAGGTTGAAAGTGAACTTAAATAAATCAGAGATGGTTCCAATTGGAGATGTCCCTAATATACGGCAGCTGGCTAGCACGTTGGGCTGTTAGATAGCCTCCCTTCCTTTAAAGTACCTAGGACTTCTGTTGGGGGTGGCTGCGAGAGCATCCACTTTATGGGAgacaatgattgagaagatagagaagaaaCTAGTGagatggaagagaatgtacttaTCGAAAGGTGGCAGGATTAACTTGATCAAGAGTACACTTTCTAGCTTgccaacttattttttatcacttttccCCATACCTGCAAGTATGGCATACcgaattgagaaactccaacgtAACTTCTTGTGGGGTGGTTTGGGGGAGGAgttcaaattccatctagtgAAGTGAGAGATGGTATGTCGTCCTATCTCCTACGATGGTTTGGGTACTAGAAATGTGAGATTTTTAATCAGGTGCTACTCGGAAAATGGTTGTGAAGAAATAATAAGGAACCAGAAGCCCTATGGAAGGTGGTGATTGAGCACAAATATGGAGGCATATGGGAGGATGGAGTTCTAAAGGAGTTAGAGGAGCCTATGGAGTGGGGTTATGGAAAAACATTAAAAGACGATGGGGGGTCTTTACTCGACATACTCAACTCCAGTTGCGTGAGGGTTCCAGGATTAAATTATGGAATGATATATGGTGTGGTGATACTTCCCTACAAGATTCATTTCCTTCACTGTTCCAAATTGCTAGAGCTAAAGACGTTGCAATGGTTGATGTCATGGGGTTATTGAGAGGGAAGATCCATTGGGATATCAGTTTTAGTAGAGCAGCACAAGATTGAGAGACGAGCAGTTTTGCTGATTTTTACAGCCTTTTGTACTTCATTAAACTGAGCAATCAACGAGAAGATGGCTTGTGGTGGTCACCCGTCGGGAAAGGTGTATTTTCGGTTTGCTCTTTTTATAACGCTCTCACTCAAGAGCCCAACATTAAGTTTCCTTGGAGAAAACTTTGGAGACACAAGGTGCCCTCCAAAGCTGCATTCTTCTTATGGACAGCATCTTTGGGCAAGATCCTCGCAACCGATAGCTCGAGGAAAATGAGGGTTATCATAacagattggtgttgcatgtgtaggggAGGGAGCGAGTCAGTGGACCATCtcctactacattgtgagacaaCAAGGGTTTTGTGGAATATCGGTAGAGTAGAGCTAGCTTGGGTTATGCTGAAGATTGTAATGGCAATGCTGGCCAGCTGGACAAATATAAGAGGCATGCAGTAGATTAAAGCGGTTTGAAAGATGATTCctatatgcatcatgtggtgtttgtggtAGGAGCGCAATGCGTGGACGTTTGAAGACAGAGAGATCGCTAGAGGAACTTATAGCTTTATTTTACAATACTCTCCTGAGCCATTGTTGTTGATTTCAACAGCATGGACCTACATGACTTTCTTGTCTCTTTTGCGCCTTCTTAATTAGGGCATATAGTTGTTCTTGTATTTGTATCAGGCTTTACctaattctttgatcaataaaatttgtttacttatcaaaaaaaaaaaaaattagcaagatcttaaaaaatgaatatattatatctaattGCACTATCAAATAGAAAAGCAACAACTAGGAAAAAAAACCAcattcaaattataataaagttCCAACTCTAAATTtgtgtaactttttttttatcggtagcTCTACATTTGTGTAACTAAAACTAACATAGAAGAGTAACCTTTAATTCATGCAGACATAATTGAAGCCCACGAAGATTGAAGACTAATGTCGATACAAGCttgtaaataacaaaaattatccAATTATAAGCACCAAAAATCACACGCAATAAAGTTCGTCTTTAACAGAGCCTGTACAGAAATGTCCAACAACCACCCAGATTCAAATTCACCTAGCAGtagaaacaaaaaaccaaaattcaACAATAGCAAAAGATGGTGGGGCTTTGTTTCACTTACCACATGTACCTCAAGAAGTGGCCTTCGAGTGGAGCAAAATCGAACACATCGTCGGTGGCGACGGTCTTGTCAGGACGGCGAAGGAGCACGTAGGGCGTTAGCTCGCAGCCTACAATGGGGATATCAGAAGGGAGGTGCACACGCAGCacacttagcatgctttttctcttccttccgttttttttgctttttttttttttttttttttttttccactgaGTAATCTTTGCAGCTCTATAACCCTTTTAACGGCAATCGAACTGAGTGGGACCCACAAGGACAGAGACAGAAGAAACAAGTCCGGAAGCTTCCTCGGGAAGACCACGCGTGCGGAGGAGGACGGAAACCTGGCGGATCCGCCATTTACTTGACGCGAATACCCGCCAGCCTTGACGGACCACAAAGcgaaccctaaaatatcatggAATTCAACGAAAGCCGCCACGGATCTTGCACGAAGAGTGAGGTATTTCAGGTCAGACAGAGGGATATAAATGGTCAGGTTTCGAAAAGCGATTGAAGAGGATCGATTGAGAAGAGAGGGATTGAAGATTCTAGGGAGGAAGCGATCGATAATTAGGGTTTTACGGAGGTAGTGAGAACAGTCAATTACGTGATCGACCGTGCTGCAGTGAGAGCGAGCCAAATACAAACGGACGGTTTCTATTAAAAATGATAGGGCCTCGGTTTCTCTCTCTATTGTTATGTTTTTAGCCCGTTTGTGTTCCCCTTTGCTATATGTTcatgctttttgtttttaaaatgaaaaaatctttatctcagCCAACTGTTGGTTGTAGCCGCAACACACTTGATATGTGGATCGGATTCACTAAACACACTGGACCGGATTCACTTACACGCACGCTCGCAGGCTCTCAGCCCTCACACATAGATGAAATCGTCTCTTCTCTCAGCCCTAATTCTTGTTCGAGAGTTCTCATTTCGCACCTCCTTCGTCGTATTCGATCTCAGCACAATCAAGCCAAGCAACAAACCACCGAAAAAGAAATCTAGTTGTAAACAAAGTATCATAAATCTGTATGTCTTTGGGCGAGAGAGACAGCTTCTACAACAAAGATCTTGATCAAATTGTCCTCCTTATCTTAACACTCCGTTTTCCATCAGATTTCTATTTTCATATCAGATTGGGAAAACAATTCCCAGCTCACAATATGTTTGTTTCCCCAAAATTTGACAGCAGAAAAAAAGCTTCCAAGCTTTATAAATAAACATAGAAACTCCAGAGGTTGATGCTCcctttttttattcaaacaaacacCCACTTTTCCTCTTCCAACTACCGGCCAAAACCCATAATCGAAGTAGTTCtaattgttcaattttttttaatataattttttttcattattattctcATATATGGCACTGGAGAAAGGATAAACAAAGCCTTCAAAGGAATCCAAGCCTTCGGCTGAAACAAAGATGGCACAAGGAACTCCTACCACTGCTCCCACCCCTTCATGATTCACGCCCAAAggtattctcttttttttttttttttttttctggggtACCTCTCTGGTCATTGAGAAAAttgggagaagaaaagaaaaaaatttggaacgtttcagtttttttttttttttcaccaggCAAGGGCGTTGTAATGTGAGTGTTTGGTATTCAGGCTTCAGATTTCTTATGTATTGATTACAGAGAGAATGTAGTAGTAGGACGTGGGTATATTTTATTTGTCCTGTGGTAACAGCTGAAACAAAAATGATTCATTCATTTGAACCAAAATTTCTCTTTTGGATTAGTTTTTGTGTTCCAGGAAACCAATGTCAATGTGCAGAGACTTCAAAAAGCGAACTTTGATTTTGATGTTTGCTCAAActgtgtttggttgctgagaaaattaaataagaaacaAGTGTTTTCATATATATGCTTGTTGTTTCATATGAATTCGAGGAAAAGGATGCGGCATATAACCACTGCGTAATACAGTTATTTGGAATTAGTGAATTctcatatatttacaatttagaAACCAAGATGTTGTAGACCTGagattaaaacttaaaatttatttcctaTTCAGGCTTCTCTGGTCAAAATGGTCGCTAGGCATTCATTGAATTGAAACTCCGTCCAGTACAATGGAAGAATTTTAAATCTACTAATCTTGAAATTGTTCCCTACACATTTGTATCCCAAGCTTCACAGAGCATTTGTGCTCTGCATGTTTCGTCTGACCACTTTTTAGAGGCTGACATTGATGGGTTAGAGCAAATGTTTCACTATTTCTTTATTGAGTGTTCAGTTAAGTTAATCGTTGGATTTGATAAAAAGGCATTCTAGTATATCATAGAATGATGgattcaagaaaaatgatacttctCCTGTGCTTAATTGACTGACTCCCCATCCCTTCTGGCTTGGCTGGGGGTGCTTTTAGGTACTAGTGGCAAAATGATGGTTGTTATGCTTTTGAAGTTAAAAGTAGAAGAGTGATTCATTAGATTGTCAAAATTAAATCTCTGTGGATGTGTTTGTATGTGTAGCCCTGGCTTTTTGTGTCAAAATAAATGGTCGCCCAAAGTATTCCTTCCTTTTGCATCTGGTTGTGACTGTATATCAAAacagtttcttttttttccttttcctcatTGTTGTATGTGATCATTTGACAGCAGCaacatttatttgtttccaaGAATCATGCTATgcaataaaaatgagaaaattgagaaaactATTTGTTAGTTCAATATTTTGCTATTATCCTTGTCCATATTTATGCAACCTCAGCCTAATGGAAGACGAAGTCCCCAAGCAGTGAAGCTTCCAGTCCGCCCCCCCAAGCACGTCGTCTTTGTGATTTCTTGGTTTGCTGTGATTTCTTCCTTGTGGAGTTTGATGAACCTCAGTTATTTTGTCCATCAAAATGGGGAAATTTCAACTCTATCTTCAACACTTTTAAGAGAAATTTCATACTGGCATGActaatattattgatttaggATGGTTTGCAGTTTCTCAGGAAACATTCAAGACAAATACTTTATTGACAAATGGTCTTGTAGTAGTCTGTAGAGGCATCTTAgcctcgtcttcttcttcttccttttttttttagcaaaattttggaatttttaaTAAGAATGAGAATTGTTAccatcaagaaaaagagaatgttCGAGTGGCATATGTCTTGGAGATTGACATGGTTTGTAGGCGTGCAGTGTAATTTTCAAAGTCGGTGCTTAATGTGTAATGTtttgtacaatttttattttattcggaAGCAAGTTTTCTCTGCAATATTTATTCCAAGTTGAGTGAAGttctaaaatttcatcatcGGTTCTAAAAGACATAAGAAGCTTGAAATAGTCTCTGAATTgttagttaaaaaaaagaacattttcctgtttaaagaaaatttcaatagCAGTTGATCAGTGTCGAtcaattctaatttttatttccttcattTATGTAAGTGTTCCCCGAACCAAGCGTTTATTGcttagaaagaaaagcaaaaatatatacataattggGGCGGATATTACATAATCAACACACGTTCAAActttacaaacaaaatattaCAGAAGTTGCTATCTCCTTTAAGACAGCACAATCCCACATAACCAGAATTCTATGCTATTCATGACGATTAAAGATTCATGAATAACACATTCCTTGCAAGAGTAAAACTTTTCTTTACCATCTTCCTTAGTTTCACCTTTCCCGAAATCCTTGTCGAGACTTATTGGTCTAGTTGGTTTCAGATGCTCTATTGCAGAAGACGGTAAATTCTCCACAAGGCTCAAAACATGAGCTAACAGAAGCCGAGCTTGGCCAAGATATGAAAGAGAGGAATCAATGGAAATGAAAAACTCCAGGAAATTCAAGCTGCAGCTTAGATATTCATCCACAACAGCAATTTCCTAACTACCAATGGGGTAATCAATATCCACAACTAGCTCTGCAAAAGTTTTGTTGATGGCGGGTAGAAGGCATCATAGGATGCTGCATTTAGTCAAGttcctagaaaaaaaaaatggacttaagaaaaaatttgttaacaaatttaaaatgatgTTGCAATTATACATCCGTGTTTGATTCAAAACCACGTCAAACAATTCAAGCATAGAATTAAAGCATAATCCATATCAATTCAAGCATACAATTCACATCAATTTCAACATTTTAGTAAGAAATTAGGAGTGACAAAGGCAAGGAATTCAAGCATagaatccttttttttttttttttttctttttttgcctaTTTGGTAAGATTTCCTTATTCCAAACCATTTTAActatcttttcctttctctagcTTTTTGGTAGTCTTTGTGGTCTTTTAATCAATCAATCAGGACCTCCCACGTCCCACCTCAAATCTCATATCTTTCTAGATCTTTTACTTCTTTGATCAGAAATCTCATATTAGTTTCCTttattccttttcctttcttggaCAATTCCATCATAAGCTTTATAGTTTTTCATTGTTGCTAGGCAATTTCATCTTTTCACACAGCAACCTTCTTCAccctcaaattttatttttggctttttaGAGCTATTAATCTGAGACAAACGAGACAAACATTAATCCATCACATACCAGCTAGCAAACCACTGTTCTCTAGCTTTCTTTTGGTGCTTTGAGGATAAAAAGGTGATCACAGCACCAGATGAAGTGATTGGAGAAGGAAATATGAGGCTTTACAAGCCATTTGTCTCTTTAGACTACTTTAAATTCAGAGAGAGCAACGAGAGAGAAAAGTTTGAAGCTGTTGGGTTTACTATCATAGATTTTGCTAGGATTGGACTTCAGATTTGATGGTTGAAAGATAAAGTTGCTTTTAATGTGTGTTGATCATATATTTGATAACTATTCATTTATTAGTTGCCAATATATTAGTGCAGACAAGATTTCTTTATATGCTTTTCTGTATGTGATTTTAGTgctcagaaaagaaaaagagggaaggaaaaaaaagaaagtgatgaTGGTCACTGAATTTGTAAGTTTCACTTTCTCCTTCTGTTTTCCCCCATCAAATATTACATCCAATTGAGTTCTATGCAGCTCCTATTAATTCACAGTCCaccaataaacaaaatcatagaCAGTGACAAGATATATGGAAATAT
Encoded proteins:
- the LOC121267987 gene encoding carbon catabolite repressor protein 4 homolog 1-like, whose translation is MLSVLRVHLPSDIPIVGCELTPYVLLRRPDKTVATDDVFDFAPLEGHFLRYMWYRIQSDKKVAVCSIHPSEQATLQCLGCVKAKIPVAKSYHCSPKCFSNAWQHHRVLHDRVASAVNENGNEEEELFGRFNSSGSAASLSGSASTPSLTNGSAPLYPAAVTQRSGGETWLEVGCNKRYTPTADDIGHVLKFECVVVDAETKLPVGHAHTILTSRVIPAPSPSPRGLIPVNGADLMGHLDSDGRVSSSGTFTVLSYNILSDAYATNDIYSYCPSWALSWPYRRQNLLREIVGYRADIVCLQEVQSDHYEEFFAPELDKHGYLGLYKRKTNEVYIGNTNTIDGCATFFRRDRFSHVKKYEVEFNKAAQSWTDSQLPSAQKKTALNRLFKDNVALIMVLEAKFSNQGVDNPGKRQLLCVANTHVNVHQDLKDVKLWQVHTLLKGLEKIAASADIPMLVCGDFNSAPGSAPHSLLAMGKVDPLHPDLAADPLGILRPNSKLVHQLPLVSAYSSFARMGVGLSLGQQKRRLDPTTNEPLFTNCTRDFIGTLDYIFYTADSLTVESLLELLDEESLRKDTALPSPEWSSDHIALLAEFRCMHRGRR